One genomic segment of Musa acuminata AAA Group cultivar baxijiao chromosome BXJ3-3, Cavendish_Baxijiao_AAA, whole genome shotgun sequence includes these proteins:
- the LOC135633532 gene encoding inorganic phosphate transporter 1-4-like codes for MGSEQLQVLNALDVAKTQWYHFTAIVIAGMGFFTDAYDLFCISLVTKLLGRIYYHVEGSPTPGTLPPQVSASVNGVAFVGTLTGQLFFGWLGDKMGRKQVYGMTLMLMVLCSVASGLSFGNNAKSVMATLCFFRFWLGFGIGGDYPLSATIMSEYANKKTRGAFIAAVFAMQGVGILTGGMVAIIVATAFKDRFPAPAYAVDPVASTVPEADYVWRMILMFGSVPAGLTYYWRTKMPETARYTALVAKDAKRAAADMSKVLHVEVEEEQEKVEQITGAQANAFGLFSMEFLRRHGVHLLGTTTCWFLLDIAFYSQNLFQKDIFSAIGWIPKPATMNALEEVFRIAKAQTLIALCGTVPGYWFTVALIDVMGRFVIQFVGFLMMTFFMLGLAIPYHHWTTKGNQIGFIVMYAFTFFFANFGPNSTTFIVPAEIFPARLRSTCHGISAASGKLGAIIGSFGFLYLAQNQDPAKTDHGYPAGIGVRNSLFLLAACNFLGLLCTLLVPESKGKSLEEMSGENEGDEVEGA; via the coding sequence ATGGGGAGCGAGCAGCTCCAAGTCCTTAACGCGCTCGACGTCGCGAAGACCCAGTGGTACCACTTCACGGCCATCGTCATCGCCGGCATGGGCTTCTTCACGGACGCCTACGACCTCTTCTGCATCTCCCTCGTCAccaagctcctcggccgcatCTATTACCACGTGGAGGGCTCCCCCACCCCCGGCACCCTCCCGCCCCAGGTCTCCGCCTCCGTCAATGGGGTTGCCTTCGTCGGTACCCTCACCGGCCAGCTCTTCTTCGGTTGGCTCGGCGACAAGATGGGCCGCAAGCAAGTCTACGGCATGACCCTCATGCTCATGGTCCTCTGCTCCGTCGCCTCTGGCCTCTCCTTCGGCAACAACGCTAAGAGCGTCATGGCCACCCTCTGCTTCTTCCGTTTCTGGCTCGGGTTTGGCATCGGCGGGGATTACCCCCTCTCGGCCACCATCATGTCGGAGTACGCCAACAAGAAGACTCGCGGCGCCTTCATTGCCGCGGTTTTCGCCATGCAGGGGGTGGGCATTCTCACCGGCGGCATGGTCGCCATCATCGTTGCCACGGCGTTCAAGGACCGGTTCCCGGCTCCAGCCTACGCAGTCGACCCTGTAGCCTCCACCGTGCCGGAGGCCGACTACGTATGGCGCATGATTCTCATGTTCGGATCGGTGCCGGCAGGGTTGACCTACTACTGGCGCACGAAGATGCCGGAGACCGCGCGCTACACCGCGCTCGTCGCCAAGGATGCGAAGCGGGCGGCGGCCGACATGTCGAAGGTCCTGCAtgtcgaggtggaggaggagcaaGAGAAGGTGGAGCAGATCACGGGGGCGCAGGCGAACGCCTTCGGCCTCTTCTCCATGGAGTTTCTCCGTCGCCACGGCGTCCACCTGCTCGGCACCACCACCTGCTGGTTCCTCCTCGACATCGCGTTCTACAGCCAGAACCTGTTCCAGAAGGACATCTTCAGCGCCATCGGGTGGATCCCCAAGCCCGCCACCATGAACGCGCTCGAGGAGGTCTTCCGCATCGCCAAGGCGCAGACGCTCATCGCCCTTTGCGGCACGGTGCCGGGTTACTGGTTCACCGTCGCGCTCATCGACGTCATGGGCCGGTTCGTGATTCAGTTCGTCGGCTTCCTGATGATGACGTTCTTCATGCTCGGCCTCGCCATCCCCTACCATCACTGGACCACCAAGGGCAACCAGATCGGCTTCATCGTCATGTACGCCTTCACCTTCTTCTTCGCCAACTTCGGGCCGAACAGCACCACATTCATCGTGCCGGCGGAGATCTTCCCGGCGAGGCTGAGGTCGACCTGCCACGGCATCTCGGCGGCGTCTGGGAAGCTGGGGGCGATCATCGGCTCCTTCGGATTTTTGTACCTGGCGCAGAACCAGGACCCGGCGAAGACCGACCACGGGTACCCGGCGGGGATCGGGGTCAGGAACTCGCTCTTCTTGCTCGCCGCCTGCAACTTCCTGGGGCTGCTCTGCACCCTCCTGGTGCCGGAGTCGAAGGGGAAGTCACTGGAGGAGATGTCCGGGGAGAACGAAGGAGACGAGGTTGAGGGCGCGTGA
- the LOC135632573 gene encoding zinc finger CCCH domain-containing protein 17-like, giving the protein MSHPIDQRHHPASASLRMPVCKFWLAGRCTRYQCPYLHGQNPPCASNRNSSDKGISWRRSHARKNPNVGRCKKQLHNVNNGPSKPTNELDHKDSFCSPSSDGGIPWRRSYVWKNPNVDPCKQQLHENTGGPSNQMIELDHKDSVCSPTPEEHCPPSLHSSGESSKLTNEVNMIQQEHEEAVCSPSKEHCPPLIHSVVMLDMINKASLITDDHVATKEKCNDLNPWFEYLIDLQGHAKGIVGIALPAGSDKLYTGSRDGIVRVWNCNTGQCIMMVDMEAEIICMFNKGPWVFAGVHKAVKAWNTETGLQISLEGSASRVNALAFQNELLFAGLEYGIILVWKSNTEGNNFEPAAVLTGHRQAVVSLIVGVRLYSGSVDETIRVWDLETLECIHTLEGHTSTITSVLCWNDYLLSCSLDCTIKVWAAMNTGSIELIYTHNLEHGVLAMEGIYDANEKPVIMCSLDDHSVQMFELPSFGGRGTIFYKSNVRSLHIGPSGLFFTGDEMGAVKVWRYLTNVSSPSD; this is encoded by the exons ATGAGTCACCCGATTGATCAGCGTCATCATCCTGCATCTGCATCATTGAGGATGCCCGTTTGTAAATTTTGGTTGGCTGGGCGTTGCACCCGCTATCAATGCCCCTACCTACACGGTCAGAATCCGCCGTGTGCCTCAAACAGAAACAGCAGTGATAAAGGTATCTCATGGAGAAGAAGTCATGCCCGGAAAAACCCTAATGTCGGTCGCTGTAAGAAGCAACTCCATAACGTTAATAATGGGCCGAGCAAACCGACCAATGAGCTAGATCACAAGGACTCTTTTTGTAGTCCTTCATCTGATGGAGGAATCCCTTGGAGAAGAAGTTATGTCTGGAAAAACCCTAATGTCGATCCCTGTAAGCAGCAGCTCCATGAAAATACTGGAGGGCCAAGCAACCAAATGATTGAGCTAGATCACAAGGACTCTGTTTGTAGCCCTACACCCGAGGAGCACTGTCCACCTTCGTTGCACAGCAGCGGAGAGTCAAGCAAGCTGACAAATGAGGTTAATATGATTCAACAAGAACATGAGGAGGCTGTCTGCAGTCCATCTAAGGAGCATTGTCCACCTCTGATCCACAGTGTCGTCATGCTCGATATGATCAATAAGGCAAGTTTAATTACAGACGATCATGTGGCAACCAAAGAGAAATGCAATGACCTCAATCCTTGGTTTGAATACTTGATTGATTTACAAGGTCATGCGAAG GGGATTGTGGGGATAGCCCTCCCAGCTGGGTCAGACAAGCTATACACTGGCAGTCGAGATGGAATAGTCCGAGTTTGGAACTGTAACACTGGCCAG TGCATTATGATGGTAGATATGGAAGCTGAAATCATATGCATGTTCAACAAAGGGCCATGGGTGTTTGCCGGTGTTCACAAAGCTGTTAAG GCATGGAATACAGAGACTGGCTTGCAAATAAGCCTAGAAGGATCCGCTAGCCGGGTGAATGCCTTGGCATTCCAAAACGAACTCCTCTTTGCTGGACTCGAG TATGGAATTATTCTAGTGTGGAAGTCCAATACAGAGGGCAACAACTTTGAACCAGCTGCTGTACTCACTGGGCATAGACAAGCTGTTGTGAGCTTGATTGTGGGAGTTAGGCTTTACTCTGGATCAGTTGACGAGACAATTAGA GTCTGGGACCTCGAAACTCTTGAGTGCATTCACACTCTCGAGGGCCATACATCAACTATTACTTCTGTATTGTGCTGGAACGACTATCTCTTATCTTGCTCATTGGACTGCACGATTAAG GTTTGGGCAGCCATGAATACCGGCAGTATAGAACTAATATATACCCACAATTTAGAGCAT GGAGTTTTAGCAATGGAAGGAATATACGATGCAAATGAGAAACCAGTCATAATGTGTTCCCTTGATGACCACAGTGTTCAAATGTTTGAACTGCCATC GTTTGGTGGAAGAGGGACGATATTCTACAAGAGTAACGTTAGGTCATTGCATATCGGACCGTCCGGGCTCTTTTTCACCGGAGATGAGATGGGTGCCGTCAAGGTGTGGAGGTATTTGACCAATGTATCATCACCGAGTGATTGA
- the LOC135632435 gene encoding uncharacterized protein LOC135632435 → MGIFESYRAIGYITSNVPFAVQRLGTETFVTVSVEKAWQIYNCAKLTLVLGGPQLPKKIRALASYKDYTFAAYGTNIGVFKRAHQIATWSRHEEKVNLLLVFGDHVLSIDVKGNIFIWSFRGMELNHEPVGHILLDDKFSPSCIMHPDTYLNKVIIGSHEGQLQLWNISTKKKLFEFKGWSSSVCSCVASPALDVVAIGCSDGTIHVHNVRYDEELVSFTHSTRGAVTALSFRTDGQPLLASGGSSGVISIWNLEKRRLHSVIRDAHDGSIISLHFFANEPVLMSSAADNSIKMWIFDTSDGDARLLRFRSGHSAPPLCLRFYGNGRHILSAGQDRAFRLFSVIQDQQSRELSQRHVTKRAKKLRTKEEEIKLKPVIAFDFAEIRERDWCNVVTCHMDTPQAYVWRLQNFVLGEHILSPSAGVRTPVKACAISACGNFAVLGTQGGWIERFNLQSGISRGTYVDIFEARHYAHDGEVVGVACDATNSTLISAGYNGDIKVWDFKGCELRSSWKVGQHVIKFAYHRTNGLLATVADDMVLRLYDVLALRMVRKFEGHTDRVTDLCFSEDGKWLLSSSMDGSLRIWDVILARQIDAIHVDVPITALSLSPSMDVLATSHVDQNGVYLWVNQTMFSGSTKVESYASGEQVRNVQMPSVAPKEGSDEEKLLKAGDLNQIQNAYPVPHLDKQLPKLITLSLLPRSQWQNLTNLDIIKARNKPVEPPKKPEKAPFFLPSIPSLSGEILFKPNGEATEEKDTEKKMIEKKKLDLSSQFILLLHSCMETKNFSAFTDYIKGLSPSTLDLELRMLQIIDNDDDDMESLDERSELESIGMLLDYFIHEVSSRNNFEFIQAVIKLFLKIHGETVRRHSTLQEKTKKLLEVQSSVWQRVDKLFQSARCMVTFLSNSQF, encoded by the exons ATGGGTATATTCGAGTCATATCGAGCGATCGGCTACATCACCAGCAACGTCCCCTTCGCCGTCCAGAGACTGGGGACGGAGACCTTCGTCACCGTCAGCGTTGAGAAGGCGTGGCAGATCTACAAC TGTGCCAAATTGACTTTGGTGCTTGGAG GTCCTCAATTGCCAAAGAAGATCAGAGCTCTTGCATCTTACAAGGACTACACTTTTGCTGCATATGGAACTAATATTGGAGTTTTCAAACGTGCACATCAG ATAGCCACGTGGAGCAGACATGAAGAAAAAGTTAATCTTTTGCTCGTATTTGGAGATCATGTCTTGAGTATTGATGTTAAAGGCAATATATTCATTTGGTCCTTCAGAGGAATGGAGCTGAACCATGAACCAGTTGGGCATATTCTGTTGGATGACAAATTCTCCCCAAGTTGTATTATGCACCCAGATACTTACCTTAACAAG GTTATTATTGGTAGTCATGAAGGTCAGTTGCAGTTATGGAACATCAGCACAAAGAAAAAGCTTTTTGAATTTAAAGGATGGAGTTCATCTGTTTGTAGTTGTGTTGCCTCACCTGCACTTGATGTAGTTGCAATTGGCTGCTCCGATGGAACCATTCATGTCCATAATGTGCGTTATGACGAAGAATTGGTTTCCTTCACACATTCTACACGTGGTGCTGTGACTGCCTTATCATTCAGAACTG ATGGGCAGCCTCTTTTAGCATCTGGGGGTTCATCAGGTGTTATAAGCATATGGAATCTGGAGAAAAGAAGACTTCATTCAGTGATAAGGGATGCTCATGATGGATCAATTATTTCGCTCCATTTTTTTGCCAATGAACCTGTTTTGATGAGTTCAGCAGCAGACAATTCAATTAAG ATGTGGATTTTTGATACAAGCGATGGGGATGCTCGTCTTTTACGCTTTCGAAGTGGTCATAGTGCTCCACCTCTATGCTTAAG ATTTTATGGAAATGGAAGGCATATTTTATCTGCTGGTCAAGATCGTGCTTTCCGCCTTTTCTCAGTTATTCAG GATCAACAAAGTAGGGAGCTTTCTCAGCGACATGTAACTAAAAGAGCAAAGAAGCTTAGGACAAAG GAAGAAGAAATCAAGTTGAAGCCTGTTATTGCATTCGATTTTG CCGAGATCCGTGAACGTGATTGGTGCAATGTTGTTACTTGCCATATGGATACACCACAAGCTTATGTTTGGCGGCTTCAAAACTTTGTTCTTGGCGAGCATATTCTGTCACCATCTGCTGGTGTCCGAACTCCTGTTAAG GCTTGTGCAATAAGTGCTTGTGGTAATTTTGCTGTCTTGGGTACTCAAGGTGGTTGGATCGAACGGTTTAACCTCCAATCAGGAATCAGCCGAGGAACTTATGTAGATATCTTTGAAGCACGACACTATGCACATGATGGGGAAGTGGTTGGAGTTGCTTGTGATGCTACAAACAGCACACTGATAAGCGCAGGGTATAATGGTGACATCAAG GTCTGGGATTTCAAAGGTTGTGAACTAAGATCCAGTTGGAAAGTTGGACAACATGTCATTAAGTTTGCATATCACCGAACAAATG GTCTGTTGGCAACTGTAGCAGATGATATGGTTCTCCGGCTGTACGATGTTCTAGCGCTGAGGATGGTTCGTAAGTTTGAAGGCCACACAGACCGTGTCACTGACTTGTGTTTTAGTGAGGATGGGAAGTGGCTTTTATCTTCGAGTATGGATGGAAGTCTTAGAATTTGGGATGTCATATTGGCAAGGCAAATAGATGCAATACATGTTGATGTTCCTATAACAGCATTATCTCTGTCTCCTTCAATGGATGTTTTGGCAACTTCTCATGTTGATCAAAATGGTGTATACCTTTG GGTTAACCAGACTATGTTCTCTGGATCCACCAAGGTGGAATCttatgcaagtggagaacaagttAGGAATGTTCAAATGCCATCTGTTGCTCCAAAAGAAGGATCCGATGAGGAAAAATTGCTTAAAGCTGGGGATCTAAATCAAATCCAGAACGCCTATCCTGTTCCTCATCTTGATAAACAGTTGCCTAAGCTTATTACACTGTCCTTGCTTCCTAGGAGCCAATGGCAAAATCTAACTAATTTGGACATTATAAAG GCTCGTAACAAGCCAGTTGAGCCACCAAAAAAGCCAGAAAAGGCACCTTTCTTTTTGCCCTCAATTCCATCTCTTTCTGGGGAAATATTATTTAAGCCCAATGGTGAAGCTACTGAAGAAAAGGATACGGAAAAGAAGATGATTGAAAAGAAGAAGTTGGACCTGTCTTCACAATTTATTCTGTTACTGCATTCTTGTATGGAGACAAAGAATT TTTCAGCATTCAcagattatattaaaggtttatctcCCTCGACTCTGGATTTGGAACTCCGTATGTTACAGATTatcgataatgatgatgatgacatggaAAGTTTAGATGAGAGATCAGAACTAGAGTCTATTGGAATGTTGTTGGACTACTTCATCCATGAGGTTTCCAGCAGGAATAACTTTGAATTTATTCAAGCTGTTATTAAATTGTTTCTGAAG ATTCATGGTGAAACAGTGCGACGTCATTCAACATTACAAGAGAAAACAAAGAAGCTTCTTGAAGTGCAAAGCTCAGTGTGGCAGAGGGTAGACAAACTGTTTCAGAGTGCCAGATGCATGGTCACATTTCTCAGCAATTCACAGTTCTGA